Below is a window of Thermodesulfobacteriota bacterium DNA.
TCTCTTTTTGTGTAGGGAAAATGCTTGCAGAAGTCAGATGGCGGAGGCTCTTTTTCAGCACCATGCCAAGGGAGAATTTGAAGCTCTTAGTGCCGGTGAGAGCCCTGCCTCGTTCGTTAATCCGAACGCAGTTGAAGCCATGAGAGAGGTTGGAATCGATATCATGTTTAGGCGACCTAAAAGTTTGGAAAGGTTGAATAGTATGTTTCCAATCGATTTTGCCATCACGATGGGTTGCGAGGGTTCTTGCCCTGCTTTCATTGCAAAAAGAGTATTCGAATGGAAAATTGAGGATCCTAGTGGAAAGCCATTGGAAAAATTCAGGGAGGTGAGAGATACGATCGATAGAAAGATTATTGAGCTTTTGAAGATTATAGAAAAGGAAGGCGTTGGAAATGGGTAGTTTTTTTTCGTTCTTTAAAGCGTTATGAGTTCTGACTGGTCTACGATGAATGGGGTCTTAAGTGGTACTGACCTAAACTTTAATATCTTGACAAAAAGCGCAACGTGAGGTAAACGATTAGGGAAGAATTGTATACAAAACGTCTCTTTAAGGGGGGACAGTAAAAAAGGAGGGGAACATGAAAAGGTCTATAAGTATCCTTATTACGCTCAGTCTCATTTTTTGCGCCTATTTGGCTATCTCCAAAATCTCTTTTGCGCAGCAGATAGTCTTAAAATACGCTAACTTCCCACCTGCCACAACATTTCCCTGTGTTCAGATGGAGAGATGGGCAAAAGAGCTTGAGAAAAGGACAAACAACAAGGTAAAGGTGCAGACTTTTCCCGGTGGTACGCTGCTTTCTGCAAGAAATATGTTTGACGGTGTAATAGCAGGAACAGCCGATATAGGAAATTTCGCCATGAGCTACCATCCTGGGAGGTTCCCAGTAAGCGAGGCAATAGATCTGCCTATCGGGTTTACGAGCGCAAGGGCGGCAAGTATGTCACTTATCGATCTTTTAGAAAAGTATAACCCCAAGGAATTTGAACAGGTAAAGGTTCTTACTGCCTTCACATGCCCTCCTGCGGATTTCATGACCAAAATCCCCGTAAGATCTCTAAAGGATATAAAAGGTATGGAGCTCAGAGCAGCAGGCACTGGCGCAGAAGTATTAAAGAGACTCGGTGCAGTCCCTGTTGCTATGCCTCAGTCTGAAGCACCTGAGGCGATCCAAAAAGGGGTTGTAAAGGGGAATGTATCATCGATGGAGATACTTAAGGATTTTAATTTTGCTGCCTATCTACCATACGCTACGGAGGCAAACCTCTTTGTTGTGAGTTTCGCAGTTGTTATGAATAAAGATAAGTGGAATGCTCTCCCGGAGGATGTGAAGAAAGTTATGGAAGACCTAAGAAGGGAACAGGCCGAGTGGACGGCAACGTATGTGGATAATCACGTAAAGGAAGCCCTAAAGTGGGCAAGAGAAAATTACAACCACCAGCTTTTTAAGTTACCTCCAGAGGATATAGAGGAGATAAGAAGGCTTACAAGACCAATGATAGATGATTACATAAGAAGGGTAACAGCGCAAGGACTCCCAGGAAAGCAGATTATAGACGACGTGTATAGGTTCAAGGAGAAGTACGAGAGGATCTATAAGTAAAATTGTCCGCGGGGTAAACCCGCGGACCCTCAAAAAAAGGGGTACGGATGGGTGGGCTTAAAGCTTTAAGTTTGCACATAAATAAGTTCTGCGCTTTTTTAAGCGGGATCTGTATCGTTATATTGACGGCTCTTGCTTTGGGAAACATGATTTTTAGGATTGTCTATAGACCGATTCAGGGTTCCTATGAACTTATAGGTTTTTTCGGTGCTGTCTCCGTTGGGCTTGCTCTTGGTTACACCCAGATGAGGAAGGATCATGTAATAGTTACGATTCTTAGCGATAAGTTTAATTTAAGACTTAGAAGATTCTTGGATAGGATTTCATACACTGGAAGTGCCCTTTTTTTCGTCATATCCGGGTGGCAAACTTTTAGATGGGGAACGAGGCTTCTAAAGACAGGCGAGCTTTCTGAGACATTAAAGATTATTTATTATCCCTTCGTATACGCTCTCGCTTTCGGATTTTTTGTCATAGCCTTTACCCTAATCGTCGATCTTTTACTCACTTTAGAAAGGAAATAGCGAAATGACCCCACTGGACGGTCTTATAGGTACCCTCTTTATGCTTTTTTGTATGCTTTTTTTGCGGATTCCTGTTGGCTTTGTAATGGCAATAGTTGGATTTTTGGGTATGGGATACGGAGTTTCTTGGAAAGCAGCCCTCAACATGGTAGGAACCGACCTCTGGCATACATTTTCCGCTTACGGGCTTACGGTTATTCCGATGTTCGTACTTATGGGACAGATATGCTTTTACTCACAAGTAAACGAAAGACTCTATGGAACCGCGTATAAATGGTTTGGAAGCATAAGGGGCGGGCTCGCCGTAACTACAATAATGGCTTGCGCTTCTTTCTCAGCTATATGTGGCTCCAATACCGCAACAGCTGCCACTATGACAGCTGTAGCCCTTCCCGAAATGAAAAAATACCGGTACGAGCCTCTCATAGTAGCTGGATCTATTGCATCCGGCTCAACTCTTGGCGTTGTGATTCCTCCAAGTGTGGTACTCGTTGTTTACGGCTTATATACTGGAACATCCATAGCGAAACTTTTTTTCGGAAGTTTTGTTCCTGGACTTATACTCGCAGCAATTATGGCAATAATAGCCTTTCTTTTATGTGCCATAAAACCCGAGCTCGGGCCTGAAGGACCGCGCTCATCATGGCAAGAAAAGCTTAGGTCCTTACCTGATGCGTTGGACATGGTTTTACTTTTTGGAATCATAATGGTGAGTCTTTACGCTGGAGTTTTTACGCCTTCGGAGGCAGGCGCTGCTGGATCTTTTGTGGCAATAGTCATTGCACTTCTAAGAAGGAAATTAACGCTTAAAGGATTCTTTAATGCTCTCATAGATACTTTGAGAGTTACCTGTTTGATATTCATGCTTATAGGCGGGGCCACTTTATTTGGACGATTTTTGGCAGTAACAAGGCTTCCTTATGTGGCTGCCGAATGGGTTGCCTCATTGCCATATCCAGCCTGGGTTATCCTTTGGGCAATGATCGCAATCTACATAATCGGTGGATGCGTAATGGACGCTTTAGCCTTCCTTTTGATCACCATACCGATATTTTATCCCGTTTCCCAAAAACTCGGTTATGACCCTATATGGTTCGGTGTCGTCCTCACTGTCGTAACAACAATGGGGGCCGTTACCCCACCTGTCGGTATTTCGGCTTACATTGTTTCGGGCATATCAAAGGAGATTCCTCTCTCCGTCGTATTCAGGGGGATTTCGTTCTTTCTTCCCTCCTACATAATGACGCTCATACTTCTAAATCTCTTTCCCTCCCTCGTTACTTTCTTTTCTGGCCTTGTAAAGCATTAATTTAATCTTTAACGAACGTTGGCGCATTCTTTGCCGTTTTACCTCCCTTTATCTTGTGGTAGTAATCGTAAGTTAAAGGTTCGAGATCCGAAAGTACTTCCGCATTCTCTACTTTTCCGACAAATATCGTGTGTGTCATGACTTCCAGCTTTTTTTCAAGTCTGCACTCTATGAACGCTATCCCATGATCCAATACTATGGGCGCTCCGGTGAGCCCTACTCTAAAGTTTAAATTCTCAAACTTGTTAATCTCCCTTCCCGATCTGAAACCGAATCTCCCTATAAATTCGAGGGGTGTATGTATGGAGAGTACGGTTATCGAGAATACTTGGCTCCTATCTATAAAGTCGTGCGTTAGATTATTCTTGTTTATGCAAACCGCAAAAGTTGCAGGATCAGATGAAACTTGGAAAACTGTATTCGCTATCTGGCCGTTCAGGCTCGAATCTTTCCTCGAAGCGATAATGTAAACCCCGTAGCTTATCTTTTGAAATGCTTTTTTATTCATCCTACCTCCTTATTCTATAAAGTCTCTAATCAAGAGGTTTACGAAAACCTCTCCCATCTCCTCTTTTAGGAAAGGCGTTACAATTATTCCTCGTACCTTTTCCTTCAGAGAATCAAAAGGCTTTGCCATGTAGCCGTACCATATTCTCTTTTTCTTATCCAATATCTTTACTTTTCCTCCAGACTCGTAGATTGCTTCTGGAAAGAGAAGGATTCTCGGTGGAGGGTTGCCATATCCAAATGGTCCAAGAAGCTCTAGTGCCTCAACAGCTTCTCTACTTAATTCGTCAAAATTTGCCTCAGTATCAAATGGAATTTCTTTTTTCTCGTATGAGATGGATTCAAGAATAGATTCAAAGGCCAAAGAGAATTCCTCAAGACTTTCCCTCGTGAGGGAGAGTCCGCAAGCGTACTTATGGCCACCGTATTTTAAAAGGAGATGTGAGATTGATTTGAGAGATTCGAAAAGATTTATCTTCTCTGGTGCCCTACCTGAACCCTTAATCACACCATCTACCGACGTCAAAATTATAGCTGGTTTTGCGTGGGCCTCACAGAGCCTTTGAGCCACTATTCCCAAGACTCCTATATGCCAGTCTTCCTTAAAAAAAACTAGGCATTTCTTTTCATAGAGATCTACTTTTGCCGTAAAGGCGTTTATTTCATTTAAGATCTTCTCTTCCATAGACTGTCTCATCCTATTGTCCTCATTGAGCTCCTCTAAAAGGCGGATCGAAATCTCAGGATCTTCTTCGATCAAAAAATCTAGGGATTTTTTCGGCCGGGAGACCCTTCCCGGCGCATTTATCCTGGGAATGATAAAAAATGTGAGGATATAATCGTCGAGTCTGTTTCTGGGTATAGTCTTCGTCTCGTAAAATGATTTAAGCCACTGCCTTGGTTTTTTTTTCATCATCTCAAACCCGAATTTCACGATCAACCTGTTCTGTCCAGTCAAAGGTACAACGTCTCCGACTGTGCCTAAAGTGACAAAATCGAGTTCATTTTTTAGATTGATAGGGAAATGTAACTTGCCCATCTTTAAAAGTTCTCGCCTTAGTGCAATAAGAAAGAAGAATGTGACGCCACATGCGGCAAGATCCCTCGTGGGAAAGGAAGAGTCCTCTCTTTTTGGATTTACAAACGCATATGAAGGCGGACCTTCATCTTTTACCTCATGGTGGTCGATTATAACAGTGTCCATTCCTAAACTTTTTGCAAGTTCTACTTCTTCCGCATTTGTCGATCCGCAATCTAGCGTTATTAGAAGTCTATTACCTCTCGCAAAAAGTTTTCTTACTGCTTTTTCGTTAAGTCCGTATCCTTCCATCCTCGTTGGGATGTAACATTCAAAGTCTATACCTAACTTCTTGAAGAAATTGACAAGAAGAGCACAGGATGTGATCCCATCTGCATCGTAGTCACCATAAATCGCAATCTTCTCGTTTTTTGTAATCGCTTCTACTACCCTTTTTACAGCCAAGTCCATATCCGGAAGAAGATACGGGTCCGAAAGGTCTTTAAGATCCGGAAATAGGAATTTCTCCGCCTCTTCCTTTGTGCGTATTCCTCTCGCAAGCAAAACCCTTGCCACAACCGAAGGCAGGCCAAAGTAACTTTTTAGGTCCTCTACCATTTTTGGCCTCTCTTAAAATAAGCTTTTAAGCCTTTTACTATCTTCGGGATAGCAAGAGGGTCGAGAAAGGTGGCTGTCCCGACCTGGATAGCTGAACAACCGGCCTCTAAGAAAAGGATCGCATCTTTTACGTTCATTATCCCTCCAGCTCCAACTATCGGAATTGGTAAAGATCTTTTACAATCGTAGATGGCTTTTAGTGCGAGAAACTTAAGGAAAGGCCCAGATATCCCCCCTCTTACCAAGGTATCTCTTTCTTTCCACATTCCAGGAAGAGTATTTATGAGCGTTAGGCCGTCTGCTCCCGCCTCATAAGCCGCATAGGCAATCTCCACTATATCGGTTACTTCTGAGGAAAGTTTTACCAATACCGGAATTTTAGTCACGGATTTAAGTCCGCGAACTATCCTTCCAACGATTTTTGGATCCTTTCCAAAAATAATTCCACCTTGTTTGACATTAGGACAGGAGAGATTTGCCTCCAAAGCCAAAACAGCCGGATTTTCACCTATAAGTCTACCACACTCGACGTACTCATCCTCCGTAAACCCAAAGATGTTGAGTATCACGGGGGTTTTACGTCTTATGAAAAATTCTGTATACTCCTCGAGAAATCTTTTAATTCCAAAGTTTTGGAGGCCTATCGAATTTAACATCCCGAATCCGAGATCGAGTATACGGGGCTGGGGGTTTCCCTTATGTGGAAACACGGATAAGCCCTTTGTCACGAAGGCTCCAAGAGTACTTATCTTCCACAATCTTTCTATTTCCTTTCCGTATCCAAGGGTTCCCGAGGCGTTCATCACGGGATTCCGTAATTTTTTTCCAAAAAGCTCTAAAGGGAAAGTTCCCATAGGCTGAAGACTGGGCCTTCGTAACATACCCTCTTTATCGGATCCTTCGGATCTAAAGTTTCCACTACACATCCGAAACAGAGTCCCATTCCACATGCCATTCTCTCTTCGTATAGAACCTGGCATGGAAGTCTGTATTTCAAAAGAGCATCTTTTAGGCTTTTGTACATCTCTTTGGGCCCGCAGGCGAAGATTTCCACATCCTTATTCTTAAGATCATCGATCTTTTCCCTAAAAAGGGAGATCACATCCCCCTTCTTGCCGTAAGTCCCATCCAACGTAGATATGAATAGATCATAATTTGTGAGGTTTCCAAGTAACGAAAGGTTGGAAGAAGAAGATGTTCCAAAAAAAATCCAAACGTTCTTTTTTAGGCTTTTTATAAGAAGATTGACCCCCGCTACACCTATACCACCGGCGATAACGACGTATAATTCTCGCTCAGTTATACTGAATCCTCTACCGCAAGGTCCAAGAATGAAAGTCTTTTCGCCTCTCTTCATCTTGCTTAAAACCCTTGTTCCAACTCCTTTCACTTTGTAAAGGATAGAAATTGTGTCTTTTTCGCATTCGTAAGCTGTGAAAGGTCTCCTCAAAAATACCTGAGGTCCCTGTATTTTTACCATCACGAACTGGCCTGGTCTAAATGCGGGGATCCTTCCCTTTACTTTAGCTTTTAGAAGGAAATGGTCCTTTATAACTTCCCTGTTTTCGATAACGGTAACTTCCATGTCTTTCATGGTAATTCAAAGTCTTAGGCGCATAAGAAGTGCATCTTCTTTGGTGTCTTGGTAGTAGCCTTTCCTTCTTCCGATTATTTCGAAACCGAACTTTAAATACAGATGGATCGCCACGAAATTATTCTCTCGAACTTCAAGAAACACGTATTTTACGCCCCTCTGTTTGAGAGTTGAAAGAGTATACGAGAGAAGTTTTGTTGCGTATCCCTTTTTACGAAATTTTGGGTCCACCGCAAGACTCAACACATGGCACTCGTCATATGCCAAAAGACACATGATATATCCCACTATCCTTTCATGCACCTCGAGAAGGTAATTTAAAGCAATGGGCGAGCATATCTGCATTTTTAAGGTTTCTTTCGTCCATGGAGAAGGAAAGGATGCTTTTTCAATCTCAAAGATTCTATTTATGTCCTCAATCTCGATCTCTCTTATCTTCGAATCCTCTTTTTTATACTCGAGTTCTGAAAAATTTTCTTTCATATCAAAAAAGGGAGGAGAACCTAACTAGATCCTCCTTGGAGTTTATATTTGCAAATACTGAGACTTTTCCGTTATAAAAGAATGGGTTATCAAAGAGTGTTTTGACGTTAAGGTACGGAAAAACGGATTGTATCTTCATAAAGCCTGAGGCGAGGCTTTTTACAAAGAATGGGATGCACCTTCGGCTGTAGATAGCGTGTAACGGTTCGAATCCTTTTTCGGTCCTGGGAATTACTACATCCTCTCCCCTCAAATTATCAACTACATAACGTACGCTTTTTTCGGTAACGAATGGCATGTCACAGGCGAGAACAAAAGTGTACTCTTGTTCGCTACACACAAGGGAAGTAACGATTCCAGATATAGGGCTCCTAATATTTATTAGGTCCCGTACTACTCGTGCTCCAATTCCCGAGAGAACTCTGTGATTGTTCGTCACAATTATAATATCATCGAAGATCCTTCTCGCCACATCATACACATAAGTTATCAAGGCCTTCTTATTGAATTCGATTGTAGCCTTATCGTGTCCCATTCTCGTGCTTAAGCCACCTGCTAAAATAGCACATGAGATAGGCACGGCGAATCTTTATTTAGCATCTTTTGTAGAGGGAGTAAAGGATTCCCGTTTTTTGGGATAGCAAATCTACATTTAGGATCTTATTGACATTGGCTAAAGCGAATTTGCTATCATATTTTCGTCAGTTAAAATCGAAGGAGGGGTTATGGCGAGGGATCCTGAGATCGGATATAGAATTTTAGGTACAATAGTCAGTGTTAAAGGAAAATGTAACGCCGGCCATTTTGTGGGAGAAGAGTTCGAAATATCCTGTCACAATCCGGCAGGTCTTTGCGGTTTCTTTTACTACCACATCTTTCCCAGTCTTGCGACCTTTCAATTCGGGGGGTCCATGCCTTGGTGGGGTAGTGACACGATTGAGCTTTCCTGTCCAGACAAAAACAATGAGGTCATCATTCGCCTCTTTCGGCAAAAAAGAAGTTGAAGATGGGCGAAGCTGAAAAAGAGGAATTAGAACCAAGAACGAAAACGCTAAGGCAGGACATAATAGAGGCTTTAAAGGTCCAAAGTATGTCACTTAGAGAGATTTCTAAGGCTGTAGGGATCCCCGAAAGTGAGGTTCTTTCACACTTAGGCCACATAAAAAAGACGATAGCTAAATTAGGGTACGTTCTTGAAGTTTCACCCGCTCAATGTCTTTCTTGCGGTTTCATTTTCAAAAAGAGGGACAGACTGAAAAAGCCGGGTAAATGTCCCTCCTGTCGAAGTACGTTTATAGAGCCCCAGATCTTTAATCTGAAAAAAAATAAATAGATGCTTGATCTTAGAAAGACGTAGATATCGTCCTTTTGAAACCTCAAAAATTTTTTCTCTTGACATGGTCTTTTGAATTTAATACAAATTTCGTAGAATCGATGTCTAATGATAAACTAATTGTTAGGTCAAAAAAAGAAAAGAAAGCTATTCATATCGCTAAAGTTGCTGCCAAGCTTTTCAGTAAGAAAGGATTCCTGGAGACTTCGATAACCGATATAGCAAAATCTTCAAGGATGAGCAAAGCCAACATTTATTACTATTTTGAGGACAAAAATTACTTACTAACATACATACTCAACAGCTTTTTTGATACTATTCTTTCTGGGACAGAAGTGTACGAAAGTCAGAATCTGAGCTGGGAAGAAAAACTTAAACTGTTTATAAAGAGGCATGTGGACATCTATGTTCAGAATACGCCTCAGGCAAAGGTACTCTTTAAAGAGGTCAATAATCTGGACTTAAAAAATCGAAAGATAATGAGGCAGAAAGAGAGAAAGTACTTTGAGATCTTAAGAAATATTGTTGCTGGCTATTTAGGGGATAAGGTTCCAAAAGAATATGTGACTGCTTTGACCTTTTTTATACTTGGAGCCTGCAACTGGATGTACCTTTGGTACGACCCGAAAAAGAAGATAACGCCGGAAAAGATATCGGAAATGATCTTCCAGGTATTCAAAAACGGGATATCCTCCTTTATCCATTAGATTCGTCTCCTTGACAAACATTTCCGTCAAAATTAAGCTTAGACAGAATGGAGTGTCCAAAGTTAAGGCCCGTTGAGATGGTCCCGGTCAAGGATGGCCAAAAGGAGCTGATCCTTATCCGGGATCCGGAAGGCATACTGGAGGAAAATTTAGTAGTTTCGAAGGATGTGGCCTACCTTTTTTGCCTTATGAATGGGAAGAGAACTTTAAGGGATTTGCAAGCTGAATATATGAAAGCTTTTGGCGAGCTAATATACATTGAAAAGTTAAATGATCTTATAGCATCGCTGGACAAACACTTCCTTTTGGAAAACGAAAATTATTACGGCCGTTTAAATACGTTAAAAAGAGAGTACGAGGCTTCGCAATCTCGACCCGCTTATCTTGCGGGAAAAAGTTATCCGGCAAATAGAATGGAACTACTTCTTTTTCTTGATTCATTTTTCTCAGAAAAGGAAAAGAGGGCAAAGCTTGAAGGAAGAATCACAGGCGTTCTCTCTCCTCATATTGACTATTTGAGGGGAAGGGACGTTTACGTAAGTACCTACGAGTACTTAAGAAACTTAACGATACCCCTCATAGTAATATTTGGAACTTCCCATAAGGTGTCAGAAAAGCTTTGGAATATTTCGATTAAGGATTTTTTAACTCCTATCGACAGGGTTCCCGTATCCAACGACTTAAAAAAGTTGATATCCGGCAACAAGGTTTTAAAAGATTACATTTGCGAATGGCCCCACAGGACGGAACATTCTATAGAATTACAGCTTCCGCTTTTACAGTTTACGATTCAGAACGAATTTGAAATCCTTCCGATTCTTACTGGTTCGATGCACGAATATGTACTTGACGAAAAGAACCCAGACGACGGAGAGATCGAGGATCTTGTATCGTCTTTAAAATCCTGTCTCGATACCTACGGAAAACCTCATATTGTCCTTTCAGCAGCCGATCTTGCGCATATAGGTGCCCAATTTGGGGATGAATACCCTCTTGACATTTGGACCCTTAAGAGTTCCCAGGCAAAAGACGAAAGGCTTTTGGAAGCTGTAAAAGAGTGTGATGCGCAAAGGTTTTTGAATCTTATAAAGGAGGAGAAGGACAGAAGGAGAATTTGCGGGCTTGCCCCCATATATTTCCAGTTAAAAATGGTCAGTGGTTCCCGCTGTCAAATTACAAAGTACAAACAGTGGACTGATGGGGCATCGTCCGTTAGTTTTGCAGGTGCAATATTCTATACTGATGAGTAAAATCGGGAAGACAGGATTTGAACCTGCGACCCCAGCGTCCCGAACGCTGTGCTCCCCCGGGCTGAGCTACTTCCCGAATGTTTTTATTATACCACAAAGATGATGGAGAGTAACCAAGCTCCCATTTAGGATTTACTTTTTTGTCAATCCAACTTTTTCTAATTTGACAATCATAAAGCCAGAAAAGTAAGATTAGTCTCCTATGATACGCGAATTTCTTATTACGAAGGTCGCCAGGGCGAAAATTAAAAGATTGCTCAACTTCGATTTCGCAAAAAAGGTCCCTTTTGGTGAAAAAAAACATAGATTACCAATCCTTATGTACGTGCACGTGCCTTTCTGTGAAGAGCTCTGCCCTTACTGTTCCTTCCACAGATTTCCACTCGAAAGAGAGACTGCAAAAGCGTATTTTTCAGCTTTAAGGAAGGAGATCCTCCTCTATAGAGACCTGGGTTTTGAGTTCGAAGGCGTATACATCGGAGGGGGAACTCCAACTGTACTTATAGATGAACTTCTAGAGACGCTAAGACTTATTCGTTCGAGCTTTAAAGTTAAAGAAATATCCTGTGAAACGAATCCCAATCATCTAAAAGATGAATACCTAAAGCTGCTCTCCGGTGAAGGAGTAAAGAGGCTTTCCGTTGGTGTTCAGAGTTTCGACGATCAAATTCTTAAGTCAGTGAAAAGGTTCCACAAGTATGGAAGCGGAAAAGAGATAATTGAAAGGATTTACGCAACTACTGGTTACTTTCAGACCTTAAACGTCGATATGATCTTTAACTTTCCCAACCAGACCCTAAAAAGTTTAGAAAATGACATCCGGATCCTCAACGAGATCCCGGTATCTCAAATCACATATTACCCTCTCATGGTCTCTTCAATGACAAGAAAAAGTATGGAGGCGAACTTAGGTAAGCTCGATTTAAGAAAGGAGAAACTCTTCTACGAGACAATACTCAAAGGTCTAAGTAAAGAGTTCTTCCCTGCTACAGCCTGGTGCTTCTCCAAGACGACAGGGATGATAGATGAGTACGTTGTTCGTTACGACGAGTACGCAGGTTTGGGAAGTGGATCGATCGGGTATATTGATGGCTTCGCCTACGCCAATACCTTCCATTTAAGGAAATACATAGACGGAGTAAAAAAGGGGGAAATTCCTGTTGAGGGAATCCGCAAATACACAAGGAAAGAAAGGATGCAGTATGACTTTCTTATGAAACTTTTCGGTCTGAGGCTGAATTTGGCGGAACTCAAAAAAAAGTATGGTAGAGCAAGTATGTTTCTCATCCTGCCGGAGCTTTTTTTCTTTAGTGCTTTAGGGGCTTTAAAATTTGACAGAGAAAGAATATCGCTTACCAATTGTGGTCTTTACTTCTGGGTAATA
It encodes the following:
- a CDS encoding TRAP transporter substrate-binding protein, yielding MKRSISILITLSLIFCAYLAISKISFAQQIVLKYANFPPATTFPCVQMERWAKELEKRTNNKVKVQTFPGGTLLSARNMFDGVIAGTADIGNFAMSYHPGRFPVSEAIDLPIGFTSARAASMSLIDLLEKYNPKEFEQVKVLTAFTCPPADFMTKIPVRSLKDIKGMELRAAGTGAEVLKRLGAVPVAMPQSEAPEAIQKGVVKGNVSSMEILKDFNFAAYLPYATEANLFVVSFAVVMNKDKWNALPEDVKKVMEDLRREQAEWTATYVDNHVKEALKWARENYNHQLFKLPPEDIEEIRRLTRPMIDDYIRRVTAQGLPGKQIIDDVYRFKEKYERIYK
- a CDS encoding TRAP transporter small permease subunit translates to MGGLKALSLHINKFCAFLSGICIVILTALALGNMIFRIVYRPIQGSYELIGFFGAVSVGLALGYTQMRKDHVIVTILSDKFNLRLRRFLDRISYTGSALFFVISGWQTFRWGTRLLKTGELSETLKIIYYPFVYALAFGFFVIAFTLIVDLLLTLERK
- a CDS encoding TRAP transporter large permease, with the protein product MTPLDGLIGTLFMLFCMLFLRIPVGFVMAIVGFLGMGYGVSWKAALNMVGTDLWHTFSAYGLTVIPMFVLMGQICFYSQVNERLYGTAYKWFGSIRGGLAVTTIMACASFSAICGSNTATAATMTAVALPEMKKYRYEPLIVAGSIASGSTLGVVIPPSVVLVVYGLYTGTSIAKLFFGSFVPGLILAAIMAIIAFLLCAIKPELGPEGPRSSWQEKLRSLPDALDMVLLFGIIMVSLYAGVFTPSEAGAAGSFVAIVIALLRRKLTLKGFFNALIDTLRVTCLIFMLIGGATLFGRFLAVTRLPYVAAEWVASLPYPAWVILWAMIAIYIIGGCVMDALAFLLITIPIFYPVSQKLGYDPIWFGVVLTVVTTMGAVTPPVGISAYIVSGISKEIPLSVVFRGISFFLPSYIMTLILLNLFPSLVTFFSGLVKH
- a CDS encoding flavin reductase family protein, whose translation is MNKKAFQKISYGVYIIASRKDSSLNGQIANTVFQVSSDPATFAVCINKNNLTHDFIDRSQVFSITVLSIHTPLEFIGRFGFRSGREINKFENLNFRVGLTGAPIVLDHGIAFIECRLEKKLEVMTHTIFVGKVENAEVLSDLEPLTYDYYHKIKGGKTAKNAPTFVKD
- the recJ gene encoding single-stranded-DNA-specific exonuclease RecJ, with protein sequence MVEDLKSYFGLPSVVARVLLARGIRTKEEAEKFLFPDLKDLSDPYLLPDMDLAVKRVVEAITKNEKIAIYGDYDADGITSCALLVNFFKKLGIDFECYIPTRMEGYGLNEKAVRKLFARGNRLLITLDCGSTNAEEVELAKSLGMDTVIIDHHEVKDEGPPSYAFVNPKREDSSFPTRDLAACGVTFFFLIALRRELLKMGKLHFPINLKNELDFVTLGTVGDVVPLTGQNRLIVKFGFEMMKKKPRQWLKSFYETKTIPRNRLDDYILTFFIIPRINAPGRVSRPKKSLDFLIEEDPEISIRLLEELNEDNRMRQSMEEKILNEINAFTAKVDLYEKKCLVFFKEDWHIGVLGIVAQRLCEAHAKPAIILTSVDGVIKGSGRAPEKINLFESLKSISHLLLKYGGHKYACGLSLTRESLEEFSLAFESILESISYEKKEIPFDTEANFDELSREAVEALELLGPFGYGNPPPRILLFPEAIYESGGKVKILDKKKRIWYGYMAKPFDSLKEKVRGIIVTPFLKEEMGEVFVNLLIRDFIE
- a CDS encoding dihydroorotate dehydrogenase codes for the protein MGTFPLELFGKKLRNPVMNASGTLGYGKEIERLWKISTLGAFVTKGLSVFPHKGNPQPRILDLGFGMLNSIGLQNFGIKRFLEEYTEFFIRRKTPVILNIFGFTEDEYVECGRLIGENPAVLALEANLSCPNVKQGGIIFGKDPKIVGRIVRGLKSVTKIPVLVKLSSEVTDIVEIAYAAYEAGADGLTLINTLPGMWKERDTLVRGGISGPFLKFLALKAIYDCKRSLPIPIVGAGGIMNVKDAILFLEAGCSAIQVGTATFLDPLAIPKIVKGLKAYFKRGQKW
- a CDS encoding dihydroorotate dehydrogenase electron transfer subunit → MKDMEVTVIENREVIKDHFLLKAKVKGRIPAFRPGQFVMVKIQGPQVFLRRPFTAYECEKDTISILYKVKGVGTRVLSKMKRGEKTFILGPCGRGFSITERELYVVIAGGIGVAGVNLLIKSLKKNVWIFFGTSSSSNLSLLGNLTNYDLFISTLDGTYGKKGDVISLFREKIDDLKNKDVEIFACGPKEMYKSLKDALLKYRLPCQVLYEERMACGMGLCFGCVVETLDPKDPIKRVCYEGPVFSLWELSL
- the rimI gene encoding ribosomal protein S18-alanine N-acetyltransferase, producing MKENFSELEYKKEDSKIREIEIEDINRIFEIEKASFPSPWTKETLKMQICSPIALNYLLEVHERIVGYIMCLLAYDECHVLSLAVDPKFRKKGYATKLLSYTLSTLKQRGVKYVFLEVRENNFVAIHLYLKFGFEIIGRRKGYYQDTKEDALLMRLRL
- a CDS encoding molybdenum cofactor guanylyltransferase; the encoded protein is MPISCAILAGGLSTRMGHDKATIEFNKKALITYVYDVARRIFDDIIIVTNNHRVLSGIGARVVRDLINIRSPISGIVTSLVCSEQEYTFVLACDMPFVTEKSVRYVVDNLRGEDVVIPRTEKGFEPLHAIYSRRCIPFFVKSLASGFMKIQSVFPYLNVKTLFDNPFFYNGKVSVFANINSKEDLVRFSSLF
- a CDS encoding TIGR04076 family protein; the encoded protein is MARDPEIGYRILGTIVSVKGKCNAGHFVGEEFEISCHNPAGLCGFFYYHIFPSLATFQFGGSMPWWGSDTIELSCPDKNNEVIIRLFRQKRS
- a CDS encoding transcriptional regulator, giving the protein MGEAEKEELEPRTKTLRQDIIEALKVQSMSLREISKAVGIPESEVLSHLGHIKKTIAKLGYVLEVSPAQCLSCGFIFKKRDRLKKPGKCPSCRSTFIEPQIFNLKKNK